In the Besnoitia besnoiti strain Bb-Ger1 chromosome IX, whole genome shotgun sequence genome, TGCTCCTCGACTTGCTAGGTCGCCACAGCGCACTCTGGAAAGCACGCAGCACGGGGATTTCCAGTCAGCGACTGCAAAATATTTCTTCGGCACATGGGTCAGCAGTCTCCTGCCGCACGGATGCAAGGATACTTGGCGCCGAGCCAACCACGAGATGAGGGCTGCCCGAACTCTGGAAGAGACGCCGGCTGAACttcgcgcgccagcggcggatGGACACCTCAAGACCCCACAGAGCGTCTTCTACCAGCCAGAAAGCTCGGCGCTGAGGTCCTCAAATTCGTCCTCCACGTACTGAGAAATAACATACTTCTCCAAGCCCAGGGAGTGGAAAGATACGGTCTTCGCCTTGCGTTTAGGCGGGGCGAAATTCGTCATATGGAGGATCTCCTGAACCAAGGTGTCAACGTAGAGCTCGTGAGGGAACGCGTACTCTTCGCACAACGGACACTTCCAGCTGGACTTCCCGCAGTGACGTAGATAGTTGGTTCGGACGTAAAACTGCAAATCGAAACACTCGGGATGCCGGCAGTGGACAGAGCGCACAGGCGTCCTTAGTCGCCCAGCAATGTCGTCGCTGAAAAGAGAGAGCGTGAGGacgggagacgaggcaggcgcgcttGCACTCGTCGTGTTTACTTGCGGGCTCGGTTCTGCGACACATTGCGGAAACACGCACAGAAGACAGACTTCACAATTTGCGGAGGAGAGCAATATGTAAAACGAAAGGGGCGGTAGCGGAAGAACTGACTGCTCCAGCCCGACGTAGCTGTCACCTCTCCATCATGAGAGCATCTCACCAGGACTCCCATCTGGCACAAAGTCAGTAcctttctttcttcgcttGAACCCTGGAAGCCTCTCGATGATGGCTGACCAGAAACTGCGCTTGGGCTGTGGCTCGCTTGATTCTGTATTGCAGGCGAGTCCATCTTCACCAAAGTCTTCGCTCTGGACGTCGGTGCTTCCATGGCTGTCGCGAGTGCCTCTCGTTGCTGTCAGGCTTGCTGAAGATCGCCGAATACCACGCCCGTCGGACGTGCccgctttcctctcctcgaAGACCCGCACCGCTCTCTGACTTTCATTAAAGACCTCGACGATGTCAGATGACGTTGAAGGGCATCGagcctgctgcgcgacgagccACTTCAGCTGCAGGACAGGAGAAAAAACGTCCCCTTTCCATGTTGAACTCTTTGCTGACACGCCACGCAACCGGTTTCCCTGCGCGTCAAACAAGCGTCTCCTTGTCCCAGTTCACTGTCTTACGCCCCGGCGTACACGCATCGAGGCGGCGATCGACTTGCGCAAACAGACAAACTTACAGTTCTAAGATGTATAAAGCTACAGTTTAGACAAGAGAGCCTTTGAGTATACACCTCGTCTATTCCACCGCTACCGATTTAAGCCACCCGAGCGCACGATCTCCTTCTGAGGGGAGCAATGGCTCGGTTGTCCTTACGAAATCTGTGCAGTACGGGATGGGGAGAGACCGGCGCTGGACGATAGCCTCGAGCAGCTGGCTCTCCTCCACAGGAAGGGAACAAACGAGCTgagcgagaaaaagacgTCCTTCCCGATGCTGGCCGCGAGCCTGAAACAGACAGAAGCGCACGCACCAACCATGAGGCGATCTCCTCCGAGGAAAGACCATTCCGGTAACTGCGCATCGTGTCCAAGAGACAACAGCTCGCACTTGACCGCCTGACCGCTAGGGTCAGCGAATATTACGTAAATGACATTTCCGGTGCTACGAGAAGGACCGGGAGCGGCGGATGCCGCAGACTTCCGAGCGAGGGAGACCTCCGCTCCTCGTCCCTCTCCCAGCGTTCTGCTCCGCGAGGAAATAAGGCAAGTCACTTGACACTGGAGGAACCTCGCGACAGGATAGCTACGAGGCGCGAGGTAgttcgcgcgccctgcgccgagAAGCAATTTTTGAAACCAAATAACGCTTTCTTAGAAACTCAGAAACGCTTACCACTACGTAGTTCATGCCATTCTTTGGCTTTGCGTGGCGCTTGATATCGGCGAGATACAGCGGAGGCTTGGGATGCAAGTGCGGAACGACAGGGTCGTAGATAGCCTGGAAATCCGGGATGGAGCAGTCGAAGCCAGCCGCCGAAGAACGGGTCGCTTCCGACTCTTCTCGGTTTCTTCGAGGGCTCATTCTGTGAGCCGGAGCGGCAGGTCCACTCCTACCAGTGCCTCTTGCTGCTTCTGAATCACACAAAACAcgagggggaggaaggcagacgcggcagtGGCACACGACTGAAGGTTTACGGTCAAgcatgcaggcgcggagTAGACCACGAAGCCTTTGTTTACCACGGAAGACCACTTCCACCTTGAGCGCATGCGCTCCCTCGGATGAGATCTCCTGGGGCTCAACTGATCCTCCAACAGCGCCACCCCCGTGTAGAAACGAGCGCCTGGTTTCCAGCTCAGCACGACAGACCACGAATGTTAGGAGGCGAATGGACACGGCGGCTCACGTTCAAGAGAGACCGGGTTCACGTTGAGCTATGCGTGCGCCTCCAGTGAGGCACTGCTGTCCTGAatgtctctctgcgtgttgCAGCGCACCTGCGAACGAATAGCTAACGAATGCATCTCTCTTGGTtcgttcttcttctgtctctggaCGGtagccgcgtctcctcgacaAGGCCCAGGTCTCTGTCCCAGCTGAGCCCAGGGCTCGAATTGGGGGGTTGAAGAAGATTTGGAGCCGGTCAGGAAGGTAGGGTCGGTGTCGCCCGCACGTGGGGTCGTCCAtggggaagaagcggagctcgagagcggcggcagggctCGCAGCCAGCTCCCTCTGCAAGACGGGAGAGTAACTAAACGGGAGCACGCACCGACCCGCTGCAGACGGGGCTAATGCCGGCGGCGCATCAGGGTCTTCCCCTGACGCATGGTGCGGCGGACAAGCGAGGGACGTAATCGACGAGCACCACGTTACCTCGCTGCTGGGGTCCTGCATAGTGAACCGCACACCGCGACCCGTTTCGCTGACAAGCGCAAGACCAAGTAGTGCATTCGTAGCGCTGGGAACGAACGCCAAAACTGCATCTCCGCCGGCTAACAAAAACGTGCACACGCGCCGGCCTGCTCAGTGCAAGCAGCAAGAGAGAATACAgacagcccccccccccccccccccccccccccccccccccccccccccacctccCCCAGACTGGTGGGGGCAAGGCCAAGCAACGCGTGACCTGGCTTACAAAAAGAAGAagtctgcagacgcagcagtaGAACcggtggcggcgacgagggaaCATGgtggcgaccgcgccgcagagggcgtgGACGGATACGCGGCAGTGTGCGCACCGGAGCTGCGAGGTGGTCAAGACAGGGCCAAAGCCGTTACTTCCCAACACAAAAACGGCAAAAaaggcgcgagcgctgcTATTCCCCTCCCGGCTGTGCGCTTGATCTTCCCTCCGTTGCCCACAGGCCGTCACATGCACGGATCAGACTACCCGCACtcgaggcggcagcagacCGCCGAGCGCGCAAAACAGCAAGAAGCAAGTAGTTTATCGGGTTTGCGCGCACTGATCTGTTTAGGAGGTGTAGCGCTGTACGGACACGCGCACACGAGAACTTATCTACCATCCTCCCTGTGgcaaggcagacgcgcccgcgctgcatTGACGAGTGGGGGGGGACGTGTACCGATGCGACAATTGAAATAAATCACTGAAAACCACCTGCAGCCTTTACAGGACGCATCGTAAAAGGCAGGAGCCGCTCCCATCTTGTTTCTCCGTGCTCGGGCTAGAGTCGTCGCAAGAATGGCTATGTGCGAAGCGTAGACAAGAAACGCAAATCTCCATGTCGGACTACCTACCACAGAGTTTTTCAGTCTTTCGTACtccctgccggcgccggcttGTTCTTCGGCAAACTGGGATGCAGTCACCAGCCAGGCGGCATCGCGACCAGAGAAAAAAGCATCGAGAGTCCCTTTGTGGCCGCTGAACATTTCCTGCAGATAAGTCACACAGCAGAGCAAACCGAGGCTTCTTCAGCCTTGAAGATACTCAGCGACCGCAACGAGGAGTGCCACGCGCAGCACGATTCACATGCTAAAATTATGAGGGCGGTTCCACGCAACGGTTGACTTTGAGAATCCCAATGAGCACGTGCTAGCACGAGTTCAAAGACGGGTCCTGCACGCTCATCCGTAAGCGAGCCCGTCGGTCGTCCCCACTGCTCTGTCACGAAGCGCACTGCCGCTTTTCTGCGGCCGGGGGTTGTGGTGCACGGGTGCTCCCGAAATACAAACGGCATATCCATACGACGAAAAAAAAGTCGCTCCCATCCTGCGCCGCTGACGGGGAGCCGTCACGTAGCAGCGGCATCCCGGCACACCGAAGCTCGGGCACTCGGCCTGCCTTGCTTGAAGCGATGCCATGGCCACGAGACACAGCAAAAACAAATCTCTTTCTTTCAGTTAAGATACCCACACGACCCGTTCAACCTATTGCGTTACGCGCCAATAAGAGGCTTCGTGTGAAAATtcgcgcctcaggcgctCGCAAAGACGCCTTAGGCGGCCAGCTGGCGCATTGGCGGCGGCTTCTGCTGCACTTGCCTCACAAAGACACAATGCTCGTGCGTTGAGAAGACTAATTTCCTTGCCGTGGAGTTTCCACGTGTTCTGTGCTAGCCGCGCCATCCGCTGCTGGGTCAtaagctgctgcagcgcctcctccagtcTTTCGGTCCAGGCATCGAGCGTTCCCCCGCCAGCTCCGGCCGGCTTGTCTGCCACCTCATTCATGTTCTTCACTTCCAGTAGGCCGTCTGCCTCGAGAGACCGTCGATCCACGACTCttccctgcggcgtctcttcgccagccacggcgtctcgctctccacgTGCATGTGCGTTGTCCGACGGACTTCCCTCGAAACAAGAGAAGAACCCTCCGACCCGCCTTACGCCACTTTCGGATGTCGTTCTTCGTCCCGCGGAAGACGGCACGCGATGCGAAGGCACTTTATGACGAACGTGAGCAtagagcgacgacgcgtgcCCTCCGACGAGTGATCTGCTTGTCTGCTGTGCACACGAATCTCGACAGGGAGACCCGTGTTCACTCCTACTGGCGTCCCCACGCATCCACATCTCCGTGGAGGCCCAGTCGACGCTACCATGGCCCCGGCGTGCCCTAAACCGCAACGAATGAGGCGAGACGGCATGAGTCTCGTCTTCGGGAAGTCCACACTCGCGAACTCGGGGTGACGGCCGGAGAGCGTGCTGCGAGGACGGAGCTTCCAGGCCTCCATCGTCAGGCcccagctgcgccgcctcctttccTCGGGCGAAATCCCTGGTTGCTTTTTCAGGCGACAAATTGTGGAAACTTCGCGCCCTCGAACAATCTCCGCGGGGATGCGACCCACGGCGATCATCGATCGGCGTGTACGGTATCCAGGTTCCTCCACGACCCTCGTAgcctcgtctcttctcctcggcctcttctGCCACGTCACGCCCTGACCCGCTGGAGAAGTCCTGTGACGCGTGACTTGAATGAGAGGGCCCTCTTTCGGACTGATCGTTTTCTCGCGCACAGTCTCGATGAGGCCAGCTCTGGCTCTGCTCTCTACGTAGTCCCCCTTCATCATGCGGCGACTCTGCAGCATTCCTTCGAGAGGATCCGCAATGCTCTCTCCATGCTTCGTCAGCCCCGCCGGCTCGATTTTGGTCATCTTCCACCTCACACAGCcgccgcttcagctgctggttcctctcttcttcttcgcgcatCTGGCGCGTTCTCTTCCGCAGTCCATACCCCAACGGAGGTTCGTCTCCGTACGCAGTTTGAGCCCGACCCAATTCTGCATGGCTGTGGCACCCATGATGGCCTTCCGCGTCATTTTTTTTTCGGCTGCCGTCCGTGTGCACTCGCGGCCGCTCCTGACGTTGCAGGCAGTCTTCGAGAGAGCGGGCGTCTGCCAggtcctccgccgctcgccacgTTGAACTGAcagctgccgctctctccctctcgttCCAGCGTTCGTCGAAGCCGTTTGTGCCGTgtgagcgccgcctcgctgcatcTAGCTCTCTCCGAGTTGAGGACTCTCTCTCGGGCGGCGACTGGAAACGCCGCTTACTCCgtggagaagaagagggggagAAAAACGCCTCGTCGTCATCCCGTCTCCTTTGAGACGCTTCCGTCTCTCGGCATTGCCGGCACTCTGTCGAGGCACCGTAGCACCTGCGTGCCGGGGCCCCTGTGCCGAGCCCGCGATGTTTATTCGAAAGCTCGCGCGGAAatggcgaggaggagacatGGGAAGTCTGCTCTTGCGCGTTGCAGTTCGGTAGCGGCGAAAAATCCCTCGCATTCCAGTCACGGCACCCAGAAATGGACACCGCGATCTCTGTTGCATCGCCAGAAGCGGTACAAAACGAAGGCGAACGCTTCCTAGCCTGCCCcggggcgctgccgctgcggcggcgcaccaGCCCGACAGGGAAGCTCCTGCTGGGCGTGCAGAACGAGTTCGACACTTCCTCACCTTCGTCCCACTCGTGGTCGCTCCGTCCactctcgccgctgcaggcggatgGCTGGTTCCCCATCTTCAGCCAGGAAAGCGTGGaacgagaagcagaagccccgcgctctcggcggccAGCGCGTTGGCTGCACGCCCGCCCGATAACGAACAAGAAGGTCTCTCAGAGTGGACAAGAATCTTCGCTGGCGCTTTGACGGTCGCGGCCCTAACCTCGTCAGAAGCTCGGATCAGCACGTgcgaccggcgcgcctcgtcgtggCAGGTGGTGGCAGCGTCGGAACGACAATCCTCTtcgtgcggaggcgcgaagtCAGAATGGTAGGGTTTCTTACTCCGGAGGCGGAGCACAATTTTTCGGGGCCCGCAACCGCAGGCGATCGTGCTATCCGGTGTCAAAGAAGCTCACTCCGCTCCACGCACACATGGAGGTTACGTTTGATACACCAAAGGAGGCTTTCGCACAAAACAATAGTCACATAACTGTGCACTTTTCCTCGTCGTACACTCCCGTTTAACTCAGATGCGATCTACCGAAGCATTCCAGATTGACAGGGCGAGTGGTGTTTACATGGCAAGTTTTACCCTAtggcttcgcggcgctggtTAACACAGAAggacggcgcccgcgtctttTAACAAAAGAGTATGCCGCGGCTGAGAGGGAGAGTTGGTGAGCGACCGCTGAAACCTCGAGACACATAATCACGACCCGTTTTGCTTCTGAGCGGTTACTGCAGCACTCCTTTCCCTGTCTTGTGTCGCGGTGCTGCTCGCAGCGTGCGCAAAGTTGCAACCCCCAGCCTTGGCTGGTCATACGACCAGCAGCGAAGTGATAAACGTGCTTTCGATCTCTTGGATTCAACAGGTTTCTAGCGGCAATATTATGTAGACTCGAACAACGTGCGACATGCGGAACTAGTGGCTGTCTTCGTCCCCTCGCGCAGAAGCTGCCCTAGTCACGTCTGTGTCCCAGATAAGCTACAGGTGGTTTGAAATGTAGAGGCTTTTTCGGCGAGTGGAGGCGGTTGTACACCTAGGCAGTCTACCGGAAATCATCTGCCACCGGTGCGACGATGTGACTTACGATTCCCCCGAGAAATGGAAACTGAGGGAACTTAGCTCCCTGCCTGTCCTGTCACTCGATTGTGAGTCCTACCCACACGAGCTTCGCCAAATATCATC is a window encoding:
- a CDS encoding MIZ/SP-RING zinc finger domain-containing protein (encoded by transcript BESB_015420), whose protein sequence is MGNQPSACSGESGRSDHEWDEGEEVSNSFCTPSRSFPVGLVRRRSGSAPGQARKRSPSFCTASGDATEIAVSISGCRDWNARDFSPLPNCNAQEQTSHVSSSPFPRELSNKHRGLGTGAPARRCYGASTECRQCRETEASQRRRDDDEAFFSPSSSPRSKRRFQSPPERESSTRRELDAARRRSHGTNGFDERWNERERAAAVSSTWRAAEDLADARSLEDCLQRQERPRVHTDGSRKKNDAEGHHGCHSHAELGRAQTAYGDEPPLGYGLRKRTRQMREEEERNQQLKRRLCEVEDDQNRAGGADEAWREHCGSSRRNAAESPHDEGGLRREQSQSWPHRDCARENDQSERGPSHSSHASQDFSSGSGRDVAEEAEEKRRGYEGRGGTWIPYTPIDDRRGSHPRGDCSRARSFHNLSPEKATRDFARGKEAAQLGPDDGGLEAPSSQHALRPSPRVRECGLPEDETHAVSPHSLRFRARRGHGSVDWASTEMWMRGDASRSEHGSPCRDSCAQQTSRSLVGGHASSLYAHVRHKVPSHRVPSSAGRRTTSESGVRRVGGFFSCFEGSPSDNAHARGERDAVAGEETPQGRVVDRRSLEADGLLEVKNMNEVADKPAGAGGGTLDAWTERLEEALQQLMTQQRMARLAQNTWKLHGKEISLLNARALCLCEEMFSGHKGTLDAFFSGRDAAWLVTASQFAEEQAGAGREYERLKNSVLRCAHCRVSVHALCGAVATMFPRRRHRFYCCVCRLLLFDPSSEVTWCSSITSLACPPHHASGEDPDAPPALAPSAAGRCVLPFSYSPVLQRELAASPAAALELRFFPMDDPTCGRHRPYLPDRLQIFFNPPIRALGSAGTETWALSRRRGYRPETEEERTKRDAFVSYSFAEAARGTGRSGPAAPAHRMSPRRNREESEATRSSAAGFDCSIPDFQAIYDPVVPHLHPKPPLYLADIKRHAKPKNGMNYVVARGQHREGRLFLAQLVCSLPVEESQLLEAIVQRRSLPIPYCTDFLKWLVAQQARCPSTSSDIVEVFNESQRAVRVFEERKAGTSDGRGIRRSSASLTATRGTRDSHGSTDVQSEDFGEDGLACNTESSEPQPKRSFWSAIIERLPGFKRRKKEPSPQVNTTSASAPASSPVLTLSLFSDDIAGRLRTPVRSVHCRHPECFDLQFYVRTNYLRHCGKSSWKCPLCEEYAFPHELYVDTLVQEILHMTNFAPPKRKAKTVSFHSLGLEKYVISQYVEDEFEDLSAELSGW